GTAAAAATAAACTTTAAAAGGATGTAAAATGAGTTACTATATACTAAGCAAAATATTTTTATATTCTGGGTACCTTATTATTGGATTTCTATCTTTTACAATTTTTAATAAAAACTTACGAAATAAAATTAAAGGTAAATTAAAAAATTTATACTTTTTGTATTACTTAACTTTTTTTGCTCTTTTTATAATTAGTTCCAATTTATCTTATCACTTCAACGAAAAGCAGTTATTGGAAAATTTCAATACTTTTGAAAAAGAATTTTTTGAAATACATAAAATAAATGAACAATTTTTACAAAAATATCTATTAAATTTTCCAATGCCAATAAGAATGGAATTGATGTCAAAATTTAATCCAATATATACAGTGTTTAACGCTAGTTTTGAAAAATACGCTAAAAACATTGGCAAAAATTCTTATGAAATTCAAACAAATTATAAAAATTATGTCAAAGCAACAAATTCAGAAATTAAAAAAAAATTAGAACAAATAAAAGAAAATATTACTCCTGTTTACAATAAATATAAATTGCCTGTTCTAAATGGTGAAAATACAGCAATAGGTGTTGATAATAATGGTAACATTATTCCTGTTATAAAAAATACAAACGGGCAAATCATAGAATTGTTGTTTTACGATCAAAATTACAATTTAATCCCCTTTAAAGAATTTGAAAGCTACAAAGTTAGATTTGATTTAATCCCAGAAAATAAAAATATACACTTCAAAGAACTAATAAGCGTTTACTATCTTGATGCAAACAATGCTATCATTCCCATAGAATATTATAAAAATAATATAGACACCAACCCTTATTACATAGACCTACAAGAGAATAAAGACAATTTTCTCAAGACAATCAAAATTAAAAAAGAGTATGGTTTATACATTGAGAAAAAAAAACAACTACAAAATTTGACTAAAAATGACAAACTTAATGATTTTAAAGAATTTTTAGAAACAAATAAGAATATTTTTTCATTAAATACAATATTTTCTGATGGCAATCCAATATTTACTTATGCCATAAATGTAAAAGCAAAAAATATCCTGAATTATTTAATAACAAAAGAATTTAATGTCAATTTACCAAATCAAGATTCTCAAACAGCTCTTCATAACGCCATAATACAAAGATATGAATTAGAATTTATTAAATCGCTTATCAAAAAAGGTGTTAATCCAAATATTAGAGATAGTAATAATAAACTGGCTATAGATTATTCCGATAAAACTAGTGAAATCCACAAATATTTATTCAGTAATTAGCATAAATTAGTTAATTACTGACAATGTACAATAAAACAAAAGCCTATTTAAAACTAATTTAACAATAGGCAACATTCTAAAACCAAATTGGACCCATTCAATAAACTTTAAATTTGATTTAAAACTAAATAAAAAGGAATTGGTCTATTATAGCTTAAAATAAGCTATAATTTTTAAAAAAATTGAATAAGTATTTGTAACTATAATTATTTTTAATTGAAACAATTGAAATGCTAATGGAACTTACAACCAATACCTTCATAATAATTAAATTGACAGCAAATTTTTTAACACTTTTTAGAAATACAAAATTTTACCAACAATAAACAATCTAAAGAATAATTAGTATAAATGCATATGAACTCATGATTTAAAATTTAATGACAACTTCTGAAAACTTTTATAAAACATTTGCTTACTTTAATCAATTCTATTGAGAATGATTAAAAGATCTTTGGTCTCAATTAAAATTAATATATATTTTATATATCATTTTAACAAAAACTTCTTAATAGAAAAAGAAAATGAATTAAGAATTATGGTTTTGGGTTGTTTCAGGTAATTAAATATAGAAATTATAAAATTATTAAAAAATTTTATAAACAGCAATTTAATATATCATTATTAATTCAATACTGATATTTACAAGATTGAAAAATCTTGTTAAGATATTTAAAGTATTATTATAATTAATTATTTTAATTAATTTGGATATAATTAATAAAAAGGGGAAAATTATGTCAACATCATCCGCATCTATATCTATATTTACAATATTACAAAAAATAGGAAAAGCCTTTATGCTCCCTATAGCACTTCTGCCAGCAGCTGGGATTTTATTGGGAATAGGAGGAGCATTTACTAACGAAACAATGATTCAGGCATATGGATTAGAAGGAGTACTTGGAAAAGGTACTGTGTCTAACTCAATACTTTATCTTATGAAATATACAGGAGAAGTAATTTTTGCTAATTTGCCTTTAATGTTTGCAGCAGCAATTCCAATTGGTCTTGCCAAAGTAGAAAAAGGAACAGCTGCTTTAGCGGGAGTAGTAGGCTTTTTGGTTATGCATCAAACTATAAATGGAATTTTGTATATACAAGGAATAACACCTGAAAGTGCAAGCTTAAAAGCATTATTGGAATTAGGAATGCCTGAAGCAGCTGCAACTGCAAAAAGTCAGGAATATACAAATGTACTTGGAATATTCTCTCTTCAAATGAGCGTAATGGGAGGAATGGTAGCAGGATTTGTTGCTGTCTTTCTTCACAACAGATTCCATAATATTCAATTACCTACATTTTTAGCATTTTTTGGAGGTTCAAGATTTGTGCCAATCATAACTACAATGGCAATGTTTGTAGTAGGAATATTTTTAACATTTGTTTGGCCTTTTATCCAAGGTGCAATGAATTCATTTGGAACAATTGTAGAACAATCTGGACTTTTTGGAACATTTGCATATGGAGCCATAAAAAGATCTTTAATTCCGTTTGGACTTCACCACATATTTTATATGCCATTTTGGCAAACAACTGTTGGTGGTACAATGGAAATAAACGGAGAACTCATATCAGGAGCACAAAATATATTTTTCAAACAGCTTGCAGATCCTAATACTGTACACTTTGAAGTTGCAAGAGGAACAAGATTCTTTAGCGGAGAATTTGTTGTTATGATTTTCGGATTACCTGGAGCCGCACTTGCTATGTACCATACATCTAAACCTGAAAATAAAAAAAATGTAGCTTCATTATTACTATCTGCTAGTTTTACATCAATGTTAACAGGAATTACAGAGCCTCTTGAATTTGCATTCCTTTTTGCAGCACCAGCACTTTATTATTTTATATATGTTCCTCTTTTTGGATTAGCATACCTTTTGACACACCTTTTAAACGTAGGAGTCGGACTAACATTCTCTGGAGGATTTATAGATATGTTTCTATTTGGAATACTTCAGGGAAATAGTAAAACAAATTGGATAGCAATTCCTATTTTAGGAATCTTCTACTTTATTGGATTTTACTTTATATTTAAATTTGCAATCATGAAATTTAATCTCAAAACAATAGGTAGAGAAGATGAAGAAATGGCAAAAGATAAAATAAGTTCAGAAAAAACAAATTTATCACAAACTGCTTCAAAAGTATTAGAGGGTCTTGGGGGAAAAGATAATATTACATATCTTGACGCATGTGCATCAAGACTAAGAATTAATCTAAAACAAATAGAATCAATCAAATCAGATGCTTATTTTAAAAATCTGGGTGCTAGTGGAATATTAAAAAAAGGAAATAGTGTCCAAATTATATTTGGAGGATTGTCCGATAACATAAAAATGGAAATCGACAAACTCATGTAAAATATTTAAAATATAAAAACAGCTAATCCAATAGAAAAAATTTAAAACATTTTCTATTGGATAGATTTTATAGAAAGAAGGTAAAAATGTTCAAACAACAATATTTTATTTCTGGCAAAGTACAAGGTGTTGGTTTTAGATTTTTCACAGAGCAAATAGCAAATAATATGGAACTAAAAGGGTTTGTAAAGAATCTAAACGATGGAAGGGTAGAAATTGTAGTTTTTTTTAACACTGAAGAACAAATGAAAAAATTTGAAAAATTATTAAAAGATGGAAATAGGTATTCAAGCATTGAAAATATTGAAAAAAAAACTTTAGATGAAAAATATCCTTTTCAATTTGATAATTTTAAAATTTATTATTAGAACTTATTTCCCGTTTTACCAACACCTTAACTTTTTTAGCCTTTAATTTAACATTACCCACACCAGAATTTTGATTCTTAGAGCAAGAAATAGTAGTTCTAAAAAAATGCTCAACTTTAAATTTCAAAAATTCTAAAGATTTTCTGTCTCTACAAAAGATATTTAAATTGCCATCAGAAAATTTAATATCAAGACCACAATTACAACATGTTTTTAAAAATCTACATGAAATAAAACTACCATTTAAACCATGCCTATTAAAAAGAATAAAATATTTTTTACCTCTTTTGGAATCTTTAAAATAAACTTTAAGCCAATCTCCTGCTGGCTTAACTGAAACTAACTTATCATAAAGATACGAAATGTAAATAGTTCTATTGTCATTAGATTTTAAAATTTTTTTAAAGAAATAATGAAGACCTATTTTCATATTAATTATATAATATCTTATTAATAAAATATTTTCTAATATTTTATTAATGTACTAATAATAATTAAAATTTAAAAAGCCAAAACTACAGTTTATAATTAAAAATTATTGATAAGTATTCTGTAAGCTTTATATAGTTATAATTGTATCCGTATGCAGCTTTAAAAGCTTTGCGAATTTTAACATTTAATCCTCTAACCATTGCTAAAGTTTCCAAATTATCCTTCAACATTAAATCTTTAATTGTAATTAATGTTTTAATGTAATTATCATCAAGAACACGATGTTCTCTTATCAAACTCTCTAAACGATCCATTGTAAGAGTAGAATAAGTGGCCTTACGTCTAACATACGTATAAATTCTTTGATTAAGCAATGCTAATAAATTATTATCTGCCTTATCATCTAAATTATCCAAAACATACCTATTGTAATGAAAAGCTGTTGTTATATCGTTTGGTTCGTGGCCTAAAACTTTTGTTATCCAATAATTCATTTCCATGTTTTTGGGCGCAAATGCAAGATAAGAAAATTTACAATAAATAGCTCTGCAAAAATAGACAGATTCTTCAGGAGCAAAAATATTATTAAAAATTTGACGAAACAATCTATTATAACTATATGCAAGATTTGAAGAAATTATCTCCTTAGTAAGATTCTCGGTTTGCTCCATATAACGTATTTCTTTTATGGAATTGATTATTAATTCAGGATCTGCAAAAACTGGAAAAACAACTTCATTAACAATATTATTTTCTCGCTTTTTTGCAATAAACTCCATACGAATATGATTTTTACCTGCAATATAAAATTTAGAAAGCTTCATTACTTCAACAGGCCTACGTCCTATTGCCATTAAAACTCCATAAAATTTTAATCTAATATCTCGATTTTGATTCAATAAAAGCTTAATTATCTCAATATAGGTATTTAAATTAATTTTAACAAATATCTGTTCTTTTCTGTAACTATTTATTTTTTCAATTTTATACTTATGTGCATAATCGTTTAACCATTTTGGAGTCACAAACAAATCTATAAAATATTGAAAATAGGGTTTTTCATTATTAAATTGATTTAAAAATATTAATTCTTCTATTTTCTTTTGGTCTTTAATTCCTATATTTTTTAATTCTTTTATTTTTTTTGATTTCCAAAAAAATAAAAAAGTATTATCTCTTTTAATCTTTTCAATTACTGAAAGATTAATATATTCTTTAATTATTTTACGGGTCTTTGAAAGATTTAATATTATTGAACGATTTGTAAATTTATCTTTTCTAAAAAGAATAGCCTTGTGACTCTCTGCAAGAATTTTTATTTTTGATTTCAACTTTAAATATGAAAGCTCATTAATTAAATATTTATTATATAAAATTTCTAACTCTTTTCTAAATATTTCAAAATCATTTTTTATCTTCACTTTTGGAGGCATATTAATTCAATTATACCAAGTTTAAAATTTTTAGCTAAGTAAAAAGCTTATGATTTGCTAAAAATATACTTATATTGGAGCAATTTATTTAATATTGCAATTAATAAACCAATAAAAAGATATTTCATTGACAGTAGCAAATCTCTTCATTGATTTTAAATCAATGCCAATAAAATTGAAATTTTAAATAAACTTTTTTTATTTTCTAAAGCAAAGCCATTTATATTTAGATCTCTAATATTGTTATTACAAACTTTGCAATAACAATTAAACACAATTCATTATTCTTTTTCCTGCAAAAGCAAAACTTTATCATATGCTTTTATAAAGGGTAAATACATAAATACCGAAATAACCAATAACAACAAAACTAGAACAAAAGCTTTAATATCAAGCCCTGTAGAAAAAAATGCTGCTATAGGAGCGGGAGTTGTCCATGGGGTCAATGTTCTGACTTTTTCAATAATTCCAAAATTAGTAAGAGTATATGCGACAATTATATTAAACATAGGAATAAGCAAAAAAGGAATTCCCAATATAGGATTTAAAACTATTGGTGCACCAAAAATAATAGGTTCATTAATATTGAAAATACCAGGAGCAAATGAAAGTCTTCCTATAGCTTTTAGATGTTGGGATTTACTAAGCATCATAGCAATAACAAGACCTAAAGTTGAACCACTACCACCAATATATACAAACGAATCAAGAAATCCCCCCGCTAAAATATGAGGAAGTGGAAGATTGTCTGAAAGAGCTCTAATATTAGAATCAAGATTTGTTAAAATTATGGGATTAAGCAAAGCAATAATAACATTAGTACCATGAAGACCACAAAACCATAAGATATGAACAACAAAAGAAATCATTAAAGTCCCAAGTAAAGTATCACTAATTTGCAAAACAGGTCTAAACATGTTCATAATTATTTCGGGAAAAAGGCTTCCTAACGAACTTTGAATAGCAATATTAACACTTTGAGCAACAACTGAAAGCACAATAACAGGAACTAAAGCTTCAAAAGATTTTAAAACAGCAGGCGGAACAGACTCTGGAAGCCTAATCGCCATATTTCTTTGAACTAAAAATTTATAAACTTCAACAGAAAAAATAGCCGAAATAATCGCTGTAAAAACTCCTTGAGCGCTAAAATATCTTGCATCAATTACAGGAAACCATGCATTAGGCTGAATTCCCCATTTAACAGCCTCTCCACCGTAAGGTATCCAATCTGATTGTCCAGCTAAAATTAAAAACGTATAAAGAGATAAAAATCCCCCTGTAATCCCACTAAGCTTATAATGATTGGATAAGTTATAACCAATACCAAAAACAACAAATATGGACATAATACCCATACTTACATAAAATGGCTGAACAAGGTTTCCCTTATACTTAGCCATTAAATCAACATACCACTGTTGATATAACAATGTTTGAGAATCTGTAAGGGGCAAATTAACTAAAAGTAAAATAAAAGAACCCACTATCAAAAAGGGCATAGAAAAAGTAAAACCATCTCTTAAAGCAATTAAATATCTATTTGAACCAATTTTACTAGCAATAGGAACTAAAGTAGTTTCAATAAAATCTTGAAAATTCATGAAAACCATCCTCCAATAAAAACTAATTAAAAGTTATAATTAACAATTCATAATATTAATTATAATATATTTCAATCAATAATATGATGTTAAATCCTTATATTTTATATTTATAATAAAATTATTCATTTTAAATATAAAATATAATATAATGTATTATACGATATATTAAACAATATTAATTATTGAGTAATATATAAAAGGAGAATATTTTAAACATGAATAAAAAAATATACAGCATGGAAGAATTAATCGACAAAATAAGCATGCCTGTTGTAGCTTACTCCGGTGAAGCTAAAAGCTTTTTAAGAGAAGCTTTGGAATATGCTAAAAACAAAGACTACGAAAAAGCAGAACTTGCCATAAAAGATTGCAAAAACTCTATTTCAAAGGCTCATGAAGCACATAGAGAAATAATACATCAATCAGCCACTAATCCGAATTCTGTTAAAACGCCTTTTATTTTAATCCATGCTGAAGATCATTTAATGTCTGCAATTTCTGAATTAAGTATTTTTGAAGAATTAATAAATGTTTACAAAATAATAAATGAAATAAAAAAATAGGAGGAAATATGAACATACTACTTGTATGTGGGGCTGGAATGTCCACAAGTATGCTGGTACAAAGAATTGAAAAATATGCCAAAGCAAACAATATAAATGCAAAAATTGAAGCTATTGCTGAGACACGACTTGACGAAGTGATTGATCGTTTTGATGTTGTTTTACTCGCTCCACAGTCAAGATTTAATAAAAAGAGACTTGAAGAAATCACAAAGCCAAAAGGAATTCCAATCGAATTAATCAACACAATCGATTATGGAACAATGAATGGAGAAAAAGTATTAAAACTTGCAATTAATGCACTTAAAAACAAAAGTTCTTTTTGAAGAAGGTTAAAATGAAAGAAATTGGAATATCCATATACCCCAATGTAAGCCCTAAAAATAAAATTATCGAATACCTTGAGAAAAGTGCCCATTTTGGATTTACTCAAGTATTTACCTCTTTGCTCTATATTAACGGAAATGAATTTGACATGTTCAAAGAATTACTCAAAATTGCTAATAAGAATGGAATTAAGCCTATTATTGATGTAAGTCCTAAAATTTTCAAAGAATTAGGAATCGACCTTTCAGATCTTAGAAATTGTTCAAAGCTGGATTATTTTAAAAAACTTGGTGCTTGGGCAATTAGATTAGACAATACATTCACAGGCATTGAAGAATCATTAATGACTTTTAATGATTTAAACCTTAAGATTCAGCTTAATATAAGTAGCATAAATAAACATATCAACACAATAATGTATTTTAAGCCTAATATAAAAAATTTGCTTGGATGTCATAATTTTTATCCTCACAAATATACAGGACTTTCAAGAATTTTCTTTAAAGAAACAACAAAAATATTTAAACATTATTCAATCCCAACAGCTGCATTTATTAGTTCTAATAACGCCGAAGAATGCGCACGAGGAAGAGAAAAAGAAGGAGTTCCTACACTAGAATCACACAGATTTAAAGACATAGAAACACAAACAAAAGATCTTTTCAAAGAAGGAATAGACACTGTTTTGATTTCCAATTGTTTCCCAAGTGAAAAAGAGCTAGAAAAAGTTTCAAAAGTAAACAGAAATGTTTTAGAACTCAAAGCAGACTTAAATCCAAAAACAACTTCAGTAGAAAAAGAAATAATCCTTGAAAATTTACATTTTAACAGAGGAGATATTAATTCCTACAGAATTAGATCAACTATGCCAAGAGTATATTATAATAATAAAAAATTCCCTATACATTCCCCAAATGAAATCAAAAAAGGAGACATCTTAATAGACTCTTCAGGATATTTAGGTTATGCAGGAGAACTCCAAATAGCACTAAAGGATACCCCAAATAATGGCTTTATAAACGTAGTTGGAAGAATTGTTAATGACGAAATATATCTGCTCGAAAAAATTGAAGCTTGGGAAAAATTTAAAATAATAGAAAACAAATAAATACTCTAATAAAAAGTTTGTTTATTGTAAAAATTTTTCAATTGCTTTAAAGACGTAATAATAAACAGTAATGTAAGACTCTTTCAAACCAAAATTTTTAGAACTGTCAATAAAATATATAAATTCATTAGTAGCAGAATTAAGATCCTCAACATAATTTTTAATCTCAAAATCCCGATTAATAGCTTTTATATCATTCAAATTTAAAATAATAGTGACAACATTTTGAATATTGTTATTAATATTGTTTTTGAAAACAATATTTTTGTTAAAGCTATTAATAATATTAAATTCAGGTTCATTGGAATTAACAATTTCTAATTTAAATTTATGATTAAAAAAAATCCCAAAATTATATGTTAATAAACTTTCTTTTTTAGAACTTAAAGCCAATTTCATCACAATATTATTACTAAATTTATCTAAAATAAAAAAATAAGAATAATAACTAATATCCTTAATAGAATTAAAGTAATCCTTAGTATGAACACCTGTTTTAAATTTACCGCCTTCTAGTAATTCATATAAACCAATTTCGATTTTTATTGCTTCATCTAAAGATCTAATAAAAATCGAAGAAGCACTAATATTGCATGAAAATAAAAAAAGAATAACAGGCAAAACAAATTTAAACTTTTTTTTCATCTAAGATTTCTCATAAAATATGCTAATATTATTGAAAAGCTTACATAAAAAGTATAACAAATTCTTCAATAATTAAAATCAAAAAGAATATAATTATTGCACTAGAATTGTATTTGTATAGAATCACTTAAGGAATAAAGTATGAAATACATTAAAATCATTTCCTTATTTTTATTAATTTTAGGTTGCAAATCTATCCCAAATGGTAATTTCAATCTACATGATACAAGTCATAAATTAGGAAAATTGAAATTTCAAGAAGACTCAATGATAAGCAGAAATTATGACAATAAAATATCTATTGTGGGAATATATAGCCCTTTAACAGAAAAAGAAAATTTTAAAGTCAACATTTATATCGAAAAAAAAGGATTACAAATAAATCCTGAAAGCGTCTTGATAAATGAAGAAAAAATTAATTATTTAAAATACAAAGCAGAGCTTAAAGTAAAATCTAGTTTTAATAAAAGTATTATTAGTATTTCACTAAATAATTCAAGAGATCTGTTGACCTATATTTACGATAAAAGTATAGGAAAATATATTAACATTGATTTCCAGGATAATTGGAATGTATCACATAGCACAAAGTTTAATAAAGAGTATATTTTAAAATATTTAACAGATTTTGATAAAGAGTCTAAAATATCTAAAAATATATTCCAAAAACATATTGATAGTAGAAAAATTGAAATTGAAAAAACAGAGCTTAAAACAGAATACAATGAAATAGAGGATTACTACATCTATAGCATGGAAATCCCAAAATTATTTGAAAAATCAAATACACTCTCAGAAACTTACGAAACATTTGTTATAGCAAATTATTACCCTTGTGAAAATTTAAATATCTTGTTTTTAAATTTAAGCTTATACTCTGATCAATTACGCTTCCTGAATTCTATTTATGATGAAAATAATATAAAATTAAAAATCGAACCTCCCGAGAGAACTTTAAAGGATTCAAAAACAATAAAAGAAACATTAAATATTGTATTAAGTCCCCAAAAAATAATTGAAATGACAAAAAACATTGAAAAAGATGTTACTTTAAAATTAAAATCTTATGGAGAAAAGGGTGAATTCATATTTGAAATATACAAACCACTTCTTCTAAAATTCTTAAAGGAAGTAGACCATTGCATAAAAAATTTGCAATCAAGTAAACTAAATCCTGTTAGTTAATATTTTCGCCCACTTGATTGCAAATTTACCAATAAAACTTTACTTTTTTGAACAAATGTATTACTATTAATTATAATGCTTAATGCAATAAAAGATCAAACGATAGGAGCTAAAATGTATCAATTAACAGTTAGTAAAATTCCGTTTAATAAAGTAGTAGACCGAAGATTGAAAATATTTTGGGTCATCCAAAAACTAAGCTCTAACTACTTTAAATCTAAAAAAAAATATTCCCTAAGCAACGTTGTAGTAATGACAAATTCAATATTGGGAAAAAAAGGTTGTAAAAAGGTTACCAAAAGAACCATACAAAACGACATAAAAATTTTTGAAAATTTAGGGCTAATAAAAAGCTATTTCAAACCGCTTGGGAAAAATAATGGAAGTTTTACTTACTACACAATAAATAAAAAACTTGAAAAAATAGCTAAAAAAATTATCAGCACTGCATATTTTATTGACAAGAAAAAAAAATATGAAAAATCAAAAAACAAGGAAATAAAAAAAATTAAATTAATAGAAGAATCCCAAAATTATAAAATTTCATATCAAATAACTTCACATGTATTAAGTAATATTATAAGTAAAAATTATAAGAATTCTAAAAATTCTTATAAAAAGAAAAATTTAAAAGAAACTATAAATTTTCTAGAAAATAAAATAAAAAAAGACTTAAAAAAAATAAATTTGAAAGAACTAAAAGAAATTACAGAAACTGAAATAAGTTACAAAAATACATTATGGAACCTTAAAGATTACACAGAAGAACTAAAAGAATATGAAGAAAAAAAAGTAATACAATTTTTCAAAAAAACCCTAAAGAAAAAGAAAAAAAAGATATGGTTTATGGCAAAAAACTTTAGAAACACAGACTTTAATGAGCTAATCAAAAAATTCAAACTTAAAAATATCAAAACAAAAGAAATAAAAAACAAAAGTATCAATCAAATTGCTAAAAAAAATCAAATAAAAAATGCCATTGAAGCAATCAAAACTCTAAAAAAATTTGAGTATAATGAAAATTAAAGAAAAAGAAAATAAATTTTTCAACAGAGTAGAAAAACAAAAAAACAAAATTGTTTATCACACTAAAATTTTTAGTATGATAAACAATTTTGAAGCAAAGCCCAAAAAAGGTAAATTTTGGCTTTGCTTCAGAAATGTATTCAATAGTAAAAAATATGAAAGTTTCCACTTATTCTCAGTAAAAGAAAATGATAAATTTTTAGGAATTTTTTATGGGTTTGTAAAACTTCCAAAACCATTTATCATAAATTATTCCGAAAAAGGAATTAAAAAAACAATAAGACTAAAAAAAATATTTTATGTAGAGTTCAAATTTAAAAAAGGAAGTGTCTTTTGTTATTTAAGAAGTTTGTATATACTTACAAAAAACAAAAATAAAAATAAAATTTTTTACAAATCTCTTCTAGAAAGAACTTTGAAAATTGAAGACGAGATACACAAATTTTACGGTAAAAAATACGAAAGTAATAAAGGGATATTAAATTGGATAATAAAAACCCAAAAATAATCACAATAGCATCAATTAAAGGGGGAGTTGGAAAAAGTACTACGTCTTTAATGTTTAGCAGTTTGCTTGCAGAAAAAGATTACAAAATATTGTTAATAGACTTAGATCCACAAGCAAGTAGCACTAGTTTCCATATTAATACTATAAGAGAAAGAAATTTGAATATAAAAGACCTTAATATATATAAAGTTCTTAAAAAAGAAATCGACATAGAAAACTCAATAATTAAAATAAATAAAAATACAGACTTCATAGCAAGTCATATAACTTTAAGCAAATTCAATGAAGAAAGCATTTCATTGAAAGAGAATTTGCTTAAAATTTTTTTAAGCTTTATTCAAAATAAATACGATTTTATAATAATGGATACTGCCCCTACATTGGGAAGTTTACTGAACAATAGTTTAATAATCACAGATTACTTAGTTATACCTTTGCCAACTGATCAATGGGCAATTGAAAGTTTAGACTTAATCACCAGCAGACTTAATGATCTTTTCAGAGAAGATTTGCCAATATTTTATTTAATAACTAAATTTATTGAAAGACAAAACATTGATAAAGAACTCAAAAATTTTATTGAATGTGAGTATAAAGGAAGGTTTTTAGGAAGCGTTCCTAAAAGAGATGGTCTGCGTAAAACTATTTTTTACAGAGAAAATTTTAATCCTAATGAAGATTATTATAAATCTTATGAAAAAATACTTACAAAATTTTTGAGTATAATTACAAATTAGTTCCACTTGGAACTATCAGTTCCACTTGGAACTGATAGTTCCAAGTGGAACTAATTTGTAATTATTGGAGTAAA
This portion of the Borreliella chilensis genome encodes:
- a CDS encoding partition protein; amino-acid sequence: MKIKEKENKFFNRVEKQKNKIVYHTKIFSMINNFEAKPKKGKFWLCFRNVFNSKKYESFHLFSVKENDKFLGIFYGFVKLPKPFIINYSEKGIKKTIRLKKIFYVEFKFKKGSVFCYLRSLYILTKNKNKNKIFYKSLLERTLKIEDEIHKFYGKKYESNKGILNWIIKTQK
- a CDS encoding cobalamin biosynthesis protein CobQ, encoding MDNKNPKIITIASIKGGVGKSTTSLMFSSLLAEKDYKILLIDLDPQASSTSFHINTIRERNLNIKDLNIYKVLKKEIDIENSIIKINKNTDFIASHITLSKFNEESISLKENLLKIFLSFIQNKYDFIIMDTAPTLGSLLNNSLIITDYLVIPLPTDQWAIESLDLITSRLNDLFREDLPIFYLITKFIERQNIDKELKNFIECEYKGRFLGSVPKRDGLRKTIFYRENFNPNEDYYKSYEKILTKFLSIITN
- a CDS encoding cell surface protein, whose translation is MKEIGISIYPNVSPKNKIIEYLEKSAHFGFTQVFTSLLYINGNEFDMFKELLKIANKNGIKPIIDVSPKIFKELGIDLSDLRNCSKLDYFKKLGAWAIRLDNTFTGIEESLMTFNDLNLKIQLNISSINKHINTIMYFKPNIKNLLGCHNFYPHKYTGLSRIFFKETTKIFKHYSIPTAAFISSNNAEECARGREKEGVPTLESHRFKDIETQTKDLFKEGIDTVLISNCFPSEKELEKVSKVNRNVLELKADLNPKTTSVEKEIILENLHFNRGDINSYRIRSTMPRVYYNNKKFPIHSPNEIKKGDILIDSSGYLGYAGELQIALKDTPNNGFINVVGRIVNDEIYLLEKIEAWEKFKIIENK
- a CDS encoding PTS system chitobiose-specific transporter subunit IIA (phosphoenolpyruvate-dependent sugar phosphotransferase system; catalyzes the phosphorylation of incoming sugar substrates concomitant with their translocation across the cell membrane; IIB is phosphorylated by IIA and then transfers the phosphoryl group to the sugar; IIC forms the translocation channel); protein product: MNKKIYSMEELIDKISMPVVAYSGEAKSFLREALEYAKNKDYEKAELAIKDCKNSISKAHEAHREIIHQSATNPNSVKTPFILIHAEDHLMSAISELSIFEELINVYKIINEIKK
- a CDS encoding cytochrome C biogenesis protein CcmE → MNILLVCGAGMSTSMLVQRIEKYAKANNINAKIEAIAETRLDEVIDRFDVVLLAPQSRFNKKRLEEITKPKGIPIELINTIDYGTMNGEKVLKLAINALKNKSSF